A stretch of Branchiostoma lanceolatum isolate klBraLanc5 chromosome 14, klBraLanc5.hap2, whole genome shotgun sequence DNA encodes these proteins:
- the LOC136448182 gene encoding PDZ and LIM domain protein 3-like isoform X1: protein MSDRIRQESFGIQVIVGLTRLLDLSTTVGLYQHQKASCVWQDTERYSMETGQQYQVTLPGPPPWGFRLSGGKDLSLPLSISRVTPGGRASVANILPGDFILRIGQHAAKTLTHVEAQNIIKANNGQLQLTLMRGSGGIIPTNPDGPSDHPTMQGQPAWFQPASVPASDTTPSAGLYNPTPTLATSSVNKLFNSTPKPFIPGGGARSVAPIPTGSANGVSSIGSGDNSAFAPVQQASAPTQAPPLRIQRPTLYKPPPVQAPSVPSPPLRAGQPFSPTRISPVRSGTSVQTGPSHLKVSSVSGPVTRISPMAPTRLSSLSATGQPPSAGAPRSPTSPGMVHSQYNTPINMYAVENVAEALKGQQLLQEAQNSVDVGAIKRAGEAGLGKPAAPIEIEAGGRRIVHAQYDTPLGMYSSGAIQDTLEGQMAGLVGGNPEVTGPQRAPGTIDTSSAVYQMIQEESARKARMQPRVAPEPPTDPGSSRGQSRSFRMLQMMMNEEEAGRDPDLILGSPTLQS from the exons atgtctgacaggataaggcaggaaagtttTGGCATCCAagtgattgtcggacttacacgccttttagacctgagtactacggtcgggCTCTATCAGCACCAGAAAGCCTCTTGCGTCTGGCAG GACACAGAACGTTACAGCATGGAGACGGGGCAGCAATACCAGGTCACTCTACCGGGACCCCCACCCTGGGGCTTCCGTCTCTCGGGCGGAAAGGACCTCTCCTTGCCACTGTCCATTTCCAGG GTAACTCCTGGGGGTCGGGCTTCGGTAGCCAACATTTTGCCTGGAGATTTCATACTGAGGATCGGCCAGCATGCAGCGAAAACACTGACACATGTCGAGGCACAGAACATAATCAAGGCCAATAATGGACAACTACAGCTCACTCTTATGAG GGGGTCCGGCGGAATAATACCAACGAACCCAGATGGACCATCAGACCATCCCACAATGCAAGGCCAGCCAGCG TGGTTCCAGCCAGCCAGTGTGCCTGCCAGCGATACCACCCCTAGTGCTGGATTATATAACCCCACCCCTACCTTAGCCACCAGCTCCGTCAATAAGCTGTTCAACTCCACCCCAAAGCCATTCATCCCGGGGGGTGGTGCGCGTAGTGTTGCCCCCATCCCTACTGGTTCCGCCAATGGAGTCAGTAGCATTGGCAGTGGGGACAACAGTGCGTTTGCACCTGTTCAGCAGGCAAGTGCTCCTACGCAGGCCCCGCCTTTACGCATCCAACGTCCGACACTCTACAAACCCCCACCAGTCCAGGCACCGAGTGTTCCGTCACCCCCGCTAAGGGCAGGGCAGCCATTCTCCCCGACACGTATAAGCCCCGTACGGTCTGGAACGTCCGTACAGACTGGACCGTCGCACTTAAAAGTCTCCTCAGTTTCCGGCCCCGTCACACGAATCTCCCCGATGGCTCCCACGCGGTTGTCGTCGCTCTCCGCCACTGGCCAGCCGCCTTCCGCGGGCGCTCCCCGGTCGCCCACCAGTCCCGGGATGGTCCACAGCCAGTACAACACGCCCATCAACATGTACGCCGTGGAAAACGTCGCAGAGGCTCTGAAAGGTCAACAGCTTCTACAGGAAGCACAGAACAG TGTGGATGTAGGTGCCATCAAGCGTGCCGGTGAGGCCGGTCTGGGCAAGCCTGCCGCGCCCATCGAAATCGAGGCCGGCGGCAGGAGGATCGTGCATGCGCAGTACGATACGCCCCTGGGCATGTACTCTTCTGGCGCTATTCAGGACACGCTGGAGGGACAGATGGCGGGATTGGTCGGAGGCAATCCTGAGGTGACTGGGCCACAGCG CGCACCGGGTACGATCGACACGTCGTCCGCCGTGTACCAGATGATCCAGGAGGAGTCTGCGAGGAAAGCCCGCATGCAGCCCCGCGTGGCGCCCGAGCCGCCCACCGACCCTGGCTCCTCCCGCGGCCAGTCCAGGTCCTTCCGCATGctgcagatgatgatgaatgaagaGGAAGCCGGTAGAGATCCTGACCTGATCTTGG GATCTCCAACTCTGCAATCCTGA
- the LOC136448182 gene encoding PDZ and LIM domain protein 3-like isoform X4: MSDRIRQESFGIQVIVGLTRLLDLSTTVGLYQHQKASCVWQDTERYSMETGQQYQVTLPGPPPWGFRLSGGKDLSLPLSISRVTPGGRASVANILPGDFILRIGQHAAKTLTHVEAQNIIKANNGQLQLTLMRGSGGIIPTNPDGPSDHPTMQGQPAWFQPASVPASDTTPSAGLYNPTPTLATSSVNKLFNSTPKPFIPGGGARSVAPIPTGSANGVSSIGSGDNSAFAPVQQASAPTQAPPLRIQRPTLYKPPPVQAPSVPSPPLRAGQPFSPTRISPVRSGTSVQTGPSHLKVSSVSGPVTRISPMAPTRLSSLSATGQPPSAGAPRSPTSPGMVHSQYNTPINMYAVENVAEALKGQQLLQEAQNSAPGTIDTSSAVYQMIQEESARKARMQPRVAPEPPTDPGSSRGQSRSFRMLQMMMNEEEAGRDPDLILGSPTLQS; the protein is encoded by the exons atgtctgacaggataaggcaggaaagtttTGGCATCCAagtgattgtcggacttacacgccttttagacctgagtactacggtcgggCTCTATCAGCACCAGAAAGCCTCTTGCGTCTGGCAG GACACAGAACGTTACAGCATGGAGACGGGGCAGCAATACCAGGTCACTCTACCGGGACCCCCACCCTGGGGCTTCCGTCTCTCGGGCGGAAAGGACCTCTCCTTGCCACTGTCCATTTCCAGG GTAACTCCTGGGGGTCGGGCTTCGGTAGCCAACATTTTGCCTGGAGATTTCATACTGAGGATCGGCCAGCATGCAGCGAAAACACTGACACATGTCGAGGCACAGAACATAATCAAGGCCAATAATGGACAACTACAGCTCACTCTTATGAG GGGGTCCGGCGGAATAATACCAACGAACCCAGATGGACCATCAGACCATCCCACAATGCAAGGCCAGCCAGCG TGGTTCCAGCCAGCCAGTGTGCCTGCCAGCGATACCACCCCTAGTGCTGGATTATATAACCCCACCCCTACCTTAGCCACCAGCTCCGTCAATAAGCTGTTCAACTCCACCCCAAAGCCATTCATCCCGGGGGGTGGTGCGCGTAGTGTTGCCCCCATCCCTACTGGTTCCGCCAATGGAGTCAGTAGCATTGGCAGTGGGGACAACAGTGCGTTTGCACCTGTTCAGCAGGCAAGTGCTCCTACGCAGGCCCCGCCTTTACGCATCCAACGTCCGACACTCTACAAACCCCCACCAGTCCAGGCACCGAGTGTTCCGTCACCCCCGCTAAGGGCAGGGCAGCCATTCTCCCCGACACGTATAAGCCCCGTACGGTCTGGAACGTCCGTACAGACTGGACCGTCGCACTTAAAAGTCTCCTCAGTTTCCGGCCCCGTCACACGAATCTCCCCGATGGCTCCCACGCGGTTGTCGTCGCTCTCCGCCACTGGCCAGCCGCCTTCCGCGGGCGCTCCCCGGTCGCCCACCAGTCCCGGGATGGTCCACAGCCAGTACAACACGCCCATCAACATGTACGCCGTGGAAAACGTCGCAGAGGCTCTGAAAGGTCAACAGCTTCTACAGGAAGCACAGAACAG CGCACCGGGTACGATCGACACGTCGTCCGCCGTGTACCAGATGATCCAGGAGGAGTCTGCGAGGAAAGCCCGCATGCAGCCCCGCGTGGCGCCCGAGCCGCCCACCGACCCTGGCTCCTCCCGCGGCCAGTCCAGGTCCTTCCGCATGctgcagatgatgatgaatgaagaGGAAGCCGGTAGAGATCCTGACCTGATCTTGG GATCTCCAACTCTGCAATCCTGA
- the LOC136448182 gene encoding PDZ and LIM domain protein 3-like isoform X2 produces MPLQIAPQDTERYSMETGQQYQVTLPGPPPWGFRLSGGKDLSLPLSISRVTPGGRASVANILPGDFILRIGQHAAKTLTHVEAQNIIKANNGQLQLTLMRGSGGIIPTNPDGPSDHPTMQGQPAWFQPASVPASDTTPSAGLYNPTPTLATSSVNKLFNSTPKPFIPGGGARSVAPIPTGSANGVSSIGSGDNSAFAPVQQASAPTQAPPLRIQRPTLYKPPPVQAPSVPSPPLRAGQPFSPTRISPVRSGTSVQTGPSHLKVSSVSGPVTRISPMAPTRLSSLSATGQPPSAGAPRSPTSPGMVHSQYNTPINMYAVENVAEALKGQQLLQEAQNSVDVGAIKRAGEAGLGKPAAPIEIEAGGRRIVHAQYDTPLGMYSSGAIQDTLEGQMAGLVGGNPEVTGPQRAPGTIDTSSAVYQMIQEESARKARMQPRVAPEPPTDPGSSRGQSRSFRMLQMMMNEEEAGRDPDLILGSPTLQS; encoded by the exons ATGCCATTACAGATCGCTCCCCag GACACAGAACGTTACAGCATGGAGACGGGGCAGCAATACCAGGTCACTCTACCGGGACCCCCACCCTGGGGCTTCCGTCTCTCGGGCGGAAAGGACCTCTCCTTGCCACTGTCCATTTCCAGG GTAACTCCTGGGGGTCGGGCTTCGGTAGCCAACATTTTGCCTGGAGATTTCATACTGAGGATCGGCCAGCATGCAGCGAAAACACTGACACATGTCGAGGCACAGAACATAATCAAGGCCAATAATGGACAACTACAGCTCACTCTTATGAG GGGGTCCGGCGGAATAATACCAACGAACCCAGATGGACCATCAGACCATCCCACAATGCAAGGCCAGCCAGCG TGGTTCCAGCCAGCCAGTGTGCCTGCCAGCGATACCACCCCTAGTGCTGGATTATATAACCCCACCCCTACCTTAGCCACCAGCTCCGTCAATAAGCTGTTCAACTCCACCCCAAAGCCATTCATCCCGGGGGGTGGTGCGCGTAGTGTTGCCCCCATCCCTACTGGTTCCGCCAATGGAGTCAGTAGCATTGGCAGTGGGGACAACAGTGCGTTTGCACCTGTTCAGCAGGCAAGTGCTCCTACGCAGGCCCCGCCTTTACGCATCCAACGTCCGACACTCTACAAACCCCCACCAGTCCAGGCACCGAGTGTTCCGTCACCCCCGCTAAGGGCAGGGCAGCCATTCTCCCCGACACGTATAAGCCCCGTACGGTCTGGAACGTCCGTACAGACTGGACCGTCGCACTTAAAAGTCTCCTCAGTTTCCGGCCCCGTCACACGAATCTCCCCGATGGCTCCCACGCGGTTGTCGTCGCTCTCCGCCACTGGCCAGCCGCCTTCCGCGGGCGCTCCCCGGTCGCCCACCAGTCCCGGGATGGTCCACAGCCAGTACAACACGCCCATCAACATGTACGCCGTGGAAAACGTCGCAGAGGCTCTGAAAGGTCAACAGCTTCTACAGGAAGCACAGAACAG TGTGGATGTAGGTGCCATCAAGCGTGCCGGTGAGGCCGGTCTGGGCAAGCCTGCCGCGCCCATCGAAATCGAGGCCGGCGGCAGGAGGATCGTGCATGCGCAGTACGATACGCCCCTGGGCATGTACTCTTCTGGCGCTATTCAGGACACGCTGGAGGGACAGATGGCGGGATTGGTCGGAGGCAATCCTGAGGTGACTGGGCCACAGCG CGCACCGGGTACGATCGACACGTCGTCCGCCGTGTACCAGATGATCCAGGAGGAGTCTGCGAGGAAAGCCCGCATGCAGCCCCGCGTGGCGCCCGAGCCGCCCACCGACCCTGGCTCCTCCCGCGGCCAGTCCAGGTCCTTCCGCATGctgcagatgatgatgaatgaagaGGAAGCCGGTAGAGATCCTGACCTGATCTTGG GATCTCCAACTCTGCAATCCTGA
- the LOC136448182 gene encoding PDZ and LIM domain protein 3-like isoform X3 has protein sequence METGQQYQVTLPGPPPWGFRLSGGKDLSLPLSISRVTPGGRASVANILPGDFILRIGQHAAKTLTHVEAQNIIKANNGQLQLTLMRGSGGIIPTNPDGPSDHPTMQGQPAWFQPASVPASDTTPSAGLYNPTPTLATSSVNKLFNSTPKPFIPGGGARSVAPIPTGSANGVSSIGSGDNSAFAPVQQASAPTQAPPLRIQRPTLYKPPPVQAPSVPSPPLRAGQPFSPTRISPVRSGTSVQTGPSHLKVSSVSGPVTRISPMAPTRLSSLSATGQPPSAGAPRSPTSPGMVHSQYNTPINMYAVENVAEALKGQQLLQEAQNSVDVGAIKRAGEAGLGKPAAPIEIEAGGRRIVHAQYDTPLGMYSSGAIQDTLEGQMAGLVGGNPEVTGPQRAPGTIDTSSAVYQMIQEESARKARMQPRVAPEPPTDPGSSRGQSRSFRMLQMMMNEEEAGRDPDLILGSPTLQS, from the exons ATGGAGACGGGGCAGCAATACCAGGTCACTCTACCGGGACCCCCACCCTGGGGCTTCCGTCTCTCGGGCGGAAAGGACCTCTCCTTGCCACTGTCCATTTCCAGG GTAACTCCTGGGGGTCGGGCTTCGGTAGCCAACATTTTGCCTGGAGATTTCATACTGAGGATCGGCCAGCATGCAGCGAAAACACTGACACATGTCGAGGCACAGAACATAATCAAGGCCAATAATGGACAACTACAGCTCACTCTTATGAG GGGGTCCGGCGGAATAATACCAACGAACCCAGATGGACCATCAGACCATCCCACAATGCAAGGCCAGCCAGCG TGGTTCCAGCCAGCCAGTGTGCCTGCCAGCGATACCACCCCTAGTGCTGGATTATATAACCCCACCCCTACCTTAGCCACCAGCTCCGTCAATAAGCTGTTCAACTCCACCCCAAAGCCATTCATCCCGGGGGGTGGTGCGCGTAGTGTTGCCCCCATCCCTACTGGTTCCGCCAATGGAGTCAGTAGCATTGGCAGTGGGGACAACAGTGCGTTTGCACCTGTTCAGCAGGCAAGTGCTCCTACGCAGGCCCCGCCTTTACGCATCCAACGTCCGACACTCTACAAACCCCCACCAGTCCAGGCACCGAGTGTTCCGTCACCCCCGCTAAGGGCAGGGCAGCCATTCTCCCCGACACGTATAAGCCCCGTACGGTCTGGAACGTCCGTACAGACTGGACCGTCGCACTTAAAAGTCTCCTCAGTTTCCGGCCCCGTCACACGAATCTCCCCGATGGCTCCCACGCGGTTGTCGTCGCTCTCCGCCACTGGCCAGCCGCCTTCCGCGGGCGCTCCCCGGTCGCCCACCAGTCCCGGGATGGTCCACAGCCAGTACAACACGCCCATCAACATGTACGCCGTGGAAAACGTCGCAGAGGCTCTGAAAGGTCAACAGCTTCTACAGGAAGCACAGAACAG TGTGGATGTAGGTGCCATCAAGCGTGCCGGTGAGGCCGGTCTGGGCAAGCCTGCCGCGCCCATCGAAATCGAGGCCGGCGGCAGGAGGATCGTGCATGCGCAGTACGATACGCCCCTGGGCATGTACTCTTCTGGCGCTATTCAGGACACGCTGGAGGGACAGATGGCGGGATTGGTCGGAGGCAATCCTGAGGTGACTGGGCCACAGCG CGCACCGGGTACGATCGACACGTCGTCCGCCGTGTACCAGATGATCCAGGAGGAGTCTGCGAGGAAAGCCCGCATGCAGCCCCGCGTGGCGCCCGAGCCGCCCACCGACCCTGGCTCCTCCCGCGGCCAGTCCAGGTCCTTCCGCATGctgcagatgatgatgaatgaagaGGAAGCCGGTAGAGATCCTGACCTGATCTTGG GATCTCCAACTCTGCAATCCTGA